The segment ttgtaatgagtttaaaaccaatttttttaacttgagataaacaggaaacagcaCAAAGAAAGGTTTGACTGTAGAGGTGAAAGAATCAAGTTAATCAAGGCCAAACATTTGCTTATGCTACTTTCATAGCTTTGGTGATTTGCTGCTTTTGTCTCGTGTTAAAGTTAAACTTAAAGTCTTTTAGTTTGGGACAGAAAAAACTAGTAATTGGACAAATCACACTGGGTTTTCCGAAGCTGTGGTTTTCattattttgtgatattttctGGACCAGGAAATAAATCGTAGCAGAAAATAACCAGTATTACCTTGAGACTCGCTCTACTGACAATGAAATCGACAAAGTTCTGGTTAAAGCTCTTCTTATATTTGTATCTTTAACTGTAGTAAAAACCAATCAAATGTGACAACAACAGTTTAGGTCAGAATAGGTTCACCATTTTACAAACTATTTCTCCAGTGTGATTTCTGTGAGGAGAAAACTACAACCTTAACTTGGTGTGCCTGTGGCTTTATAAATCAGGCCAATACAAAGTCTAAATGAGCTTTTTAACAATGACGGCTCCAATCTGTCTGAGTCCTTAGAGAGGGCAGATTATATGCAGCCTTTAAGAGTCTGAAATTACAGGTTGTTAAACAgagtggaggagcagctggGGCTGAAACAACTCGCTCTTCTCACAATTAGCCAGATTGTCCTGTAACATTTAAGACAGAACCTCTCCTGTCATGTCGCCTTGTTGTCCAAGTGTCGTTGAGCAGGACAGCTAGCCTCCGACCTGCCGTCTCACAGTGACTGTGTGTCAGAGCGTCGTGTGAGAACTTACCGAAGCAGCAGAAATGCCTGCAGTCTGAGCGGCGATGGGTGTCGACTTCTTGATGTTCTTGAAACCTTCTGTTCCGCAAGACGTCCTGACCATGGACTGCCCCGCGCTGTCTGtcagctgtatgtgtgtgctgccACAGGACAGGACAGTTTACTGAGCCACTGACTCCAGACTGATTGGaaagtttgttttttgaataCTAAACAGGCTGAATTTCATACACTGTCACACTGATGACAAGCCGAATGTTCCCCCATAACAGACCTGACAGCGTCACTAAATAATAAGAAGGTAATCCTCTGTACGGCTCTGCAGCTTTACACCAGCTTCCTCTGCTTTGTGTTTGGCTCAGCAAAATCTGCTTCTGTTCTCAGATCAACACTCACTAGACTCCTGAAAATGCATCTGCcacttgtatatatatttcaccATGGTCTGATTCATAACAGCTATTAATTACTAAACACAAAATCAATGTAGACTTATAATTTACTGTTTATGTTCAGTCTGTTTTTTCAGTGTTTGAAATTCTACATGTGAAGTAGGAAGGTGTGATATAACTAGAATCTCATGTCCCAACAGATGGACATTGTTCCTTGTAACTCATACTGGAATCCCTGCCCTGTTCAGAATGACCCTGTTCTGAGGCACGTTCACTCATCACCAGTGCCGCGTGGAAGACCCAAGTGTCatccatttttatataaagagtGTGAATGAAAGAGCATAATATGAAATGAAAGATGATTTAACATTGCACAACTCTCTTGAGAGGAAACTTGTACAAACTGTATGATGCATTTTCTGAAGGGGACTGAAGCTAGCtagaagaaaatacattttttctacTTGTTTTGTTATCCTTATACAAATGacatttttaatatgttttgCAGGAATCAGCCAGGTGTCaatttaaaaatctgaaaacgTATAAAAGTCAGAGTAGTTTTCCTACAAAGAATGTAAAGTCATACGAATTTATGTTTTAGCTAGATTAATGTGGAACTAAACTCTGATAATATGATATTATAAGTTGCACTCAATCAAAAGTTCCCATTGTGACAAAGTAATAAAATAGTGACTATTTCTACTCTACTATTTACCTTCTTATCATTCACACCCTGGTTTGGTATCTCATTATAACACCTACATAATATGAGGAATCAAATTATCAAAGTAAACTTCGATCATCTGgtattaatatttaaagtatTATGTCTCTATAACAACTGAGGATGTGTCACTCAACAATTTGATGTCACTAGCTTCACTTACTTGTTGTATGTGGCTTTAATGTGAATGATGGGCAGCTCATCAAACTTCTTCCCAGCCCACCTCAGCGCGCTGTCCTGACCAGGCAGGGGAGGGAAATGGCTGCGGGTGTAAACACAAAGATTCGGATTGATTCTACTGTGGTTACCGGGGATCCGAGCAGGTTGAACAGGAGTTAACAGCAGAGATGTGACCTGAAGTCTTTGGTGGCTTTCCCGGAGTCCGGGGAGGGTGAAGTCTGCTGGAGTCCGACCGCGCTGCTGCACAGTGTCCGCTTCAGGCCGCTGCTtccacatctgcacacacacacacacacacacacacacacacacacacacacacacacacacacacacacacacacacacacacacacacacacacacacacacacacacacacacacacacacacacacacacacacacacacacacacacacacacacacacacacacacacacacacacacacacacaccagttcaTTAACAACACAAAGCACCGTCCATTAcctcagagagaaaacacaacacaacacatgctgCACATGCTGCACAGCTGCGAGCGAACAGCAGACTGTGACAGCTAGCATGATGCTAGTCACACTGTATCAATAACACACTTACAGGGAGCTTCCATTCCCACTCAGGGAGGCAGCCAGCTGTCGACACACGTTACCGACAGAGCCAACTAATAAACAGTTAAATTTGTACATCTTCTATAGGGTTCTTTAACAAATGCA is part of the Pleuronectes platessa chromosome 1, fPlePla1.1, whole genome shotgun sequence genome and harbors:
- the mrps11 gene encoding 28S ribosomal protein S11, mitochondrial, yielding MYKFNCLLVGSVGNVCRQLAASLSGNGSSLCGSSGLKRTLCSSAVGLQQTSPSPDSGKATKDFSHFPPLPGQDSALRWAGKKFDELPIIHIKATYNNTHIQLTDSAGQSMVRTSCGTEGFKNIKKSTPIAAQTAGISAASKATTKGITFVRVVVQGLGPGRLSAIKGLTMGGLEVVSITDNTPVPHNGCRPRKARRT